One Stenotrophomonas sp. SAU14A_NAIMI4_5 DNA segment encodes these proteins:
- a CDS encoding beta-ketoacyl-ACP synthase, giving the protein MAADRRVVVTGAAAISPLGHDWPTIEAHLRSCRNAVRTMPEWDVYAGLNTKLAAPAQEYDLPPNYNRKTTRSMGKVAIMSVRATEVALREAGLFEHPVLHSGRAGVAYGSSSGSHEATGEFGRMLHEFTTDGISATTYLKMMSHTAPVNIGVFFGLSGRVYTTSSACTSGSQGVGAGYEAIRSGKQTVMVAGGAEQLDATAAAVFDTLFATSTRNDAPQTTPRPFDAGRDGLVLGEGACTLILEDLEHAQARGATILAEIVGYGTNSDGQHVTQPSADTMAQAMRLALEDAGLQPSQIDYVNAHGTATDHGDIAETQATAQVFGNRMPISSLKSYVGHMLGACGAFEAWMSIEMMRAGWFAPTLNLGEVDPRCGQLDFITGQGRELQAEYVMSNNFAFGGINTSLVFRRWSE; this is encoded by the coding sequence ATGGCCGCCGATCGTCGCGTGGTGGTCACCGGTGCCGCCGCCATCAGTCCGCTCGGCCATGACTGGCCGACCATCGAAGCGCACCTGCGCAGCTGCCGCAATGCGGTGCGCACGATGCCCGAATGGGATGTCTACGCTGGCCTGAACACCAAGCTGGCCGCCCCGGCGCAGGAGTACGACCTGCCGCCGAACTACAACCGCAAGACCACCCGCTCGATGGGCAAGGTCGCCATCATGTCGGTGCGCGCCACCGAAGTGGCGCTGCGCGAAGCGGGCCTGTTCGAGCACCCCGTGCTGCACAGCGGCCGTGCCGGCGTGGCCTATGGCTCGTCCTCGGGCAGCCATGAAGCCACCGGCGAATTCGGCCGCATGCTGCACGAGTTCACCACCGACGGCATCAGCGCCACCACCTACCTGAAAATGATGAGCCACACCGCGCCGGTCAACATCGGCGTGTTCTTCGGCCTGTCCGGGCGGGTCTACACCACTTCCAGCGCCTGCACCTCGGGCAGCCAGGGCGTGGGCGCCGGCTACGAAGCGATCCGCAGCGGCAAGCAGACGGTGATGGTGGCTGGTGGTGCCGAGCAGCTCGACGCCACCGCCGCGGCGGTGTTCGACACCCTGTTCGCCACCAGCACGCGCAACGATGCACCGCAGACCACCCCACGCCCGTTCGATGCCGGCCGCGATGGCCTGGTGCTGGGCGAGGGCGCCTGTACGCTGATCCTGGAAGACCTGGAACACGCACAGGCCCGCGGCGCGACGATCCTCGCCGAGATCGTCGGCTACGGCACCAACAGCGACGGCCAGCACGTCACCCAGCCCAGCGCCGACACCATGGCCCAGGCCATGCGGCTGGCGCTGGAGGATGCCGGCCTGCAGCCGTCGCAGATCGATTACGTGAACGCCCACGGCACCGCTACCGACCACGGTGACATCGCCGAGACCCAGGCCACCGCCCAGGTCTTCGGCAACCGCATGCCGATCAGCTCGCTGAAGAGCTACGTCGGCCACATGCTGGGGGCCTGCGGCGCGTTCGAAGCCTGGATGAGCATCGAGATGATGCGCGCCGGCTGGTTCGCCCCGACCCTCAACCTGGGCGAGGTCGACCCGCGTTGCGGCCAGCTCGATTTCATCACCGGACAGGGCCGCGAACTGCAGGCCGAGTACGTGATGAGCAACAATTTCGCCTTCGGTGGCATCAACACCTCGCTGGTGTTCCGCCGCTGGAGCGAATGA
- a CDS encoding 3-ketoacyl-ACP reductase FabG2 has product MTGNRSVLVTGASRGIGRAIALRIARDGFDVVVHCRSRVEEAQAVAAEIQALGQQARVLAFDVADRAAARAALEADVEAHGACYGVVCNAGIARDGAFPALSEDDWDQVIHTNLDGFYNVLHPLIMPMVRRRKPGRIVTLSSVSGVAGNRGQVNYSAAKAGIIGATKALALELASRQITVNCVAPGLIETDMLNEEVVDHALKLIPAGRVGRPEEVAATVAFLLSEPAGYITRQVISVNGGMI; this is encoded by the coding sequence ATGACAGGGAATCGAAGCGTGCTGGTGACCGGCGCCAGCCGGGGCATCGGCCGGGCCATTGCGCTGCGTATCGCGCGCGACGGCTTCGACGTGGTAGTGCATTGCCGCAGCCGCGTGGAGGAAGCACAGGCCGTGGCGGCCGAGATCCAGGCACTGGGCCAGCAGGCCCGCGTGCTGGCTTTCGACGTGGCCGACCGGGCAGCCGCGCGTGCGGCGCTGGAAGCGGACGTGGAAGCGCATGGCGCCTGTTACGGCGTGGTCTGCAATGCCGGCATCGCCCGCGACGGCGCCTTCCCGGCGCTGTCCGAGGACGACTGGGACCAGGTCATCCACACCAACCTGGATGGCTTCTACAACGTGCTGCACCCGCTGATCATGCCGATGGTGCGGCGGCGCAAGCCGGGCCGCATCGTCACCCTGTCCTCGGTGTCCGGCGTGGCCGGCAACCGCGGCCAGGTCAACTACAGTGCGGCCAAGGCCGGCATCATCGGTGCCACCAAGGCGCTGGCGCTGGAGCTGGCCAGCCGCCAGATCACCGTCAACTGCGTGGCCCCGGGCCTGATCGAGACCGACATGCTGAACGAAGAAGTGGTCGACCATGCGCTGAAGCTGATCCCCGCCGGCCGTGTCGGCCGTCCGGAGGAAGTGGCCGCCACCGTCGCCTTCCTGCTGTCCGAGCCGGCCGGCTACATCACCCGCCAGGTGATCTCGGTAAACGGGGGCATGATCTGA
- a CDS encoding hotdog family protein: MSLPLFAIEDVVPHRQDMCLLERIVRWDQDSIEAELVVPAAGLFIEDGGVPAWVGIEYMAQAIAAWAGCRARVAGNPPQLGFLLGSRRYTSPRSSFPSGSVLRVHARCELLGDNGLGMFACRILAGDEEWAVANVSVFEPADSMAYLESGQA, translated from the coding sequence ATGAGCCTGCCCCTGTTCGCGATCGAAGACGTGGTGCCGCACCGCCAGGACATGTGCCTGCTGGAGCGCATCGTGCGCTGGGACCAGGACAGCATCGAGGCCGAGCTGGTGGTGCCCGCCGCGGGGCTGTTCATCGAGGACGGCGGCGTGCCGGCCTGGGTCGGCATCGAATACATGGCGCAGGCCATCGCGGCCTGGGCCGGCTGCCGTGCCCGCGTGGCCGGCAACCCGCCGCAGCTGGGCTTCCTGCTCGGCAGCCGGCGCTACACCAGCCCGCGCAGCAGCTTCCCCAGCGGCAGTGTGCTGCGCGTACACGCGCGCTGCGAGCTGTTGGGTGACAATGGGCTAGGGATGTTCGCCTGCCGGATCCTGGCAGGCGATGAAGAATGGGCGGTCGCCAACGTGTCGGTGTTCGAACCGGCCGACTCGATGGCATATCTGGAGAGTGGACAGGCATGA
- a CDS encoding beta-ketoacyl-ACP synthase yields the protein MTAAIYLNDLGVVCALGEGRAAVAAALFADAPGGLSDNDTLLPGQTLALGEVRTPLPTLDDLPVALRGRNNALLDAALAQIAPSVQAAIARYGAQRVAVVLGTSTSGIGESEQALRTRAETGEWPQGFDYAQQEMGTAAQFVRQRSGALGPAWTLSTACSSSAKALMSAARMLRAGIVDAVIAGGADSLCRFTVAGFSALESVSALRCNPFSQHRCGINIGEGAALFLLTRDAGPVQLAGWGESADAHHMSAPDPKGLGAIDALQQALQRAGWDAGDVDYVNLHGTATGHNDAMESVAVAQVLGTTVPASSTKPLTGHTLGASGAIEAAVCWILLAENPGHRLPTHWWDGSADPALPALPLVAPGACLERAPQRVLSNSFAFGGSNAVLALQRVAA from the coding sequence ATGACCGCAGCGATTTACCTGAACGACCTGGGCGTGGTCTGCGCGCTCGGTGAGGGCCGCGCGGCCGTGGCCGCAGCCCTCTTTGCCGACGCACCGGGCGGCCTCAGCGACAACGACACCCTGCTGCCGGGCCAGACCCTGGCGCTGGGCGAAGTGCGCACGCCGCTGCCGACGCTGGACGACCTGCCGGTGGCCCTGCGTGGCCGCAACAACGCGCTGCTGGACGCGGCCCTGGCGCAGATCGCGCCGTCGGTGCAGGCCGCCATCGCCCGCTACGGCGCGCAGCGGGTGGCGGTGGTGCTGGGCACCAGCACCTCGGGCATCGGTGAATCCGAGCAGGCCCTGCGTACCCGCGCCGAGACCGGTGAGTGGCCGCAGGGCTTCGACTACGCACAGCAGGAAATGGGCACCGCCGCGCAGTTCGTGCGCCAGCGCAGCGGTGCGCTGGGCCCGGCCTGGACGCTGTCCACCGCCTGTTCCTCCAGTGCCAAGGCGCTGATGTCGGCCGCGCGCATGCTGCGCGCCGGCATCGTCGATGCGGTCATCGCCGGTGGTGCCGATTCGCTGTGCCGCTTCACCGTGGCCGGCTTCAGCGCGCTCGAGTCGGTATCCGCGCTGCGCTGCAATCCGTTCTCGCAGCACCGCTGTGGCATCAACATCGGCGAAGGTGCCGCGCTGTTCCTGCTGACCCGCGACGCCGGCCCGGTGCAGCTGGCCGGCTGGGGCGAATCGGCCGATGCCCACCACATGTCCGCGCCCGACCCGAAGGGCCTGGGGGCGATCGATGCCCTGCAGCAGGCGCTGCAACGCGCCGGCTGGGATGCAGGCGACGTGGATTACGTGAACCTGCACGGCACCGCCACCGGCCACAACGATGCGATGGAAAGCGTGGCCGTGGCCCAGGTGCTGGGCACCACGGTGCCGGCCAGCTCGACCAAGCCGCTGACCGGCCACACCCTCGGCGCCTCCGGTGCGATCGAGGCGGCCGTGTGCTGGATCCTGCTGGCCGAGAATCCCGGCCACCGGCTGCCCACGCACTGGTGGGATGGCAGCGCGGATCCGGCCCTGCCGGCGTTGCCGCTGGTCGCCCCGGGCGCGTGCCTGGAACGGGCGCCGCAGCGCGTACTGAGCAATTCCTTCGCCTTCGGCGGCAGCAATGCCGTGCTGGCACTGCAGCGGGTGGCCGCATGA
- a CDS encoding DUF3261 domain-containing protein: MQRLIVRFGAVLLCLLLAACASRMPRPLVELPPLRLSPASLPAPLALQQQLHFRFGSHERDLDALLEADAQQVQLAVQAMGQTGVRLQWDGQQLTQQRAPWLPPQVRAERVLDDLQFALWPTEAIAKALPAGWQVADDGHQRSLSRDGQVWLQLQRLDDGSVQLENRAEGYTLRIESIDMAGQDK; the protein is encoded by the coding sequence GTGCAGCGCCTGATCGTCCGCTTCGGCGCGGTGCTGCTGTGCCTGCTGCTGGCCGCCTGTGCCAGCCGCATGCCGCGCCCGCTGGTTGAACTGCCGCCGCTGCGCCTGTCGCCGGCCAGCCTGCCGGCGCCGTTGGCGTTGCAGCAGCAGCTGCATTTCCGCTTCGGCAGCCATGAACGCGATCTCGATGCGCTGCTGGAAGCGGATGCGCAGCAGGTGCAGCTGGCCGTGCAGGCGATGGGCCAGACCGGCGTGCGCCTGCAGTGGGACGGCCAGCAGCTGACCCAGCAGCGTGCGCCGTGGCTGCCGCCGCAGGTGCGTGCTGAGCGCGTGCTGGATGACCTGCAGTTCGCCCTGTGGCCGACCGAAGCGATTGCCAAGGCGCTGCCGGCCGGTTGGCAGGTGGCCGACGATGGCCACCAGCGCAGCCTCTCGCGCGATGGCCAGGTGTGGCTGCAGCTGCAGCGCCTGGACGATGGCAGCGTGCAGCTGGAAAACCGCGCCGAGGGCTACACCCTGCGCATCGAATCGATCGACATGGCCGGGCAGGATAAATGA
- a CDS encoding NAD(P)/FAD-dependent oxidoreductase produces the protein MNTAVDATAQPTDVERTEILIIGAGPAGSVAAAMLRQQGRQVLMLERQQFPRFSIGESLLPQSMEYIEAAGLLQDVVEAGFQHKNGAAFVHGEARTAFDFRRKFSPGWGTTYQVQRADFDNVLARGAERMGTTLRFGDEVLAVEAGEHPAVNVRRPDGSEYRIEADFILDASGFARLLPRLLNLESPSNFPVRGAIFCHVRDNIPAEADFDRNKILITTHPEHIDVWYWTIPFSNGCCSLGVVAEPSFFERYEGDDLQKLQAIVGEDPNLTGLLANAEWAVLPVRRITGYSANVSSLWGPGYALLGNAGEFLDPVFSSGVTIAFKSAQLASECLKRRYAGETVDWENEFSIPLRAGVKTFRRFVESWYEGGFQKIIYHPDQQPEVRDMISSILAGYAWDTNNPYVADPNGRRMRVLEQLCSA, from the coding sequence ATGAATACTGCCGTGGATGCAACTGCCCAACCGACCGACGTCGAACGTACTGAAATCCTGATCATCGGCGCCGGCCCGGCCGGCTCGGTCGCCGCGGCGATGCTGCGCCAGCAGGGCCGCCAGGTGCTGATGCTGGAGCGCCAGCAGTTCCCGCGCTTCTCGATCGGCGAGAGCCTGCTGCCGCAGAGCATGGAGTACATCGAGGCGGCCGGCCTGCTGCAGGACGTGGTGGAAGCCGGTTTCCAGCACAAGAACGGTGCGGCCTTCGTCCACGGCGAAGCGCGTACCGCCTTCGATTTCCGCAGGAAGTTCTCGCCGGGCTGGGGCACCACCTACCAGGTGCAGCGCGCCGACTTCGACAACGTGCTGGCCCGCGGTGCCGAGCGCATGGGCACCACCCTGCGCTTCGGCGATGAAGTGCTGGCGGTGGAAGCCGGCGAGCACCCGGCGGTGAACGTGCGCCGTCCCGATGGCAGCGAGTACCGCATCGAAGCCGACTTCATCCTCGATGCCTCCGGTTTCGCGCGCCTGCTGCCGCGCCTGCTCAACCTGGAATCGCCGTCCAACTTCCCGGTGCGCGGTGCGATCTTCTGCCACGTGCGCGACAACATTCCGGCCGAAGCGGATTTCGACCGCAACAAGATCCTCATCACCACCCACCCCGAGCACATCGACGTCTGGTACTGGACGATTCCGTTCTCCAACGGCTGCTGCTCGCTGGGCGTGGTCGCCGAGCCGTCGTTCTTCGAACGCTACGAGGGCGACGACCTGCAGAAGCTGCAGGCCATCGTCGGCGAGGACCCGAACCTGACCGGCCTGCTGGCCAATGCCGAATGGGCCGTGCTGCCGGTGCGCCGCATCACCGGCTATTCGGCCAACGTCAGCTCGCTGTGGGGCCCGGGCTACGCGCTGCTGGGCAACGCCGGTGAATTCCTCGACCCGGTGTTCTCCTCCGGCGTCACCATCGCCTTCAAGTCGGCACAGCTGGCCAGCGAATGCCTGAAGCGCCGCTACGCCGGTGAAACCGTCGACTGGGAAAACGAGTTCTCCATTCCGCTGCGCGCCGGCGTGAAGACCTTCCGCCGCTTCGTCGAAAGCTGGTACGAAGGCGGCTTCCAGAAGATCATCTACCACCCCGACCAGCAGCCGGAAGTGCGCGACATGATCAGCTCCATCCTGGCCGGTTACGCCTGGGACACCAACAACCCCTACGTGGCCGACCCCAACGGTCGCCGCATGCGCGTGCTGGAGCAGCTGTGCAGCGCCTGA
- a CDS encoding outer membrane lipoprotein carrier protein LolA has protein sequence MLAAAPLVQAADAAVDAITQAVARPDVLRGQFTQEKQVNGFKNPLRSQGQFVVARQHGVIWTTLKPFPSEVVVTADRILSRQRDGSTRVELDARQQPAMRSVNAIMFALMSGDVQALSSQFNVQASREGQGWRLKLTPKSAMLAKAFESLTLQGDRYVRQVEIVEANKDRTQIQFVALSEAPASLSADEARRFD, from the coding sequence ATGCTTGCCGCTGCGCCGCTGGTGCAGGCGGCCGATGCCGCCGTCGATGCGATCACCCAGGCAGTGGCGCGGCCCGACGTGCTGCGTGGCCAGTTCACCCAGGAAAAGCAGGTCAACGGCTTCAAGAACCCGCTGCGCTCGCAGGGCCAGTTCGTGGTCGCACGCCAGCACGGCGTGATCTGGACCACGCTCAAGCCGTTCCCGTCCGAAGTGGTGGTCACCGCCGACCGCATCCTCAGCCGCCAGCGTGATGGCAGCACCCGCGTCGAACTGGATGCGCGCCAGCAGCCGGCGATGCGCTCGGTCAACGCCATCATGTTCGCGCTGATGAGTGGCGACGTGCAGGCGCTGTCCAGCCAGTTCAACGTGCAGGCCAGCCGCGAAGGGCAGGGCTGGCGGCTGAAGCTGACCCCGAAGTCGGCGATGCTGGCCAAGGCCTTCGAATCGCTGACCCTGCAGGGCGACCGCTACGTGCGCCAGGTGGAGATCGTGGAGGCCAACAAGGACCGCACGCAGATCCAGTTCGTCGCGCTGAGCGAAGCGCCGGCAAGTCTGTCCGCCGACGAGGCGCGCCGTTTTGACTGA
- a CDS encoding acyl-CoA thioesterase, with the protein MSVNEAIELVGEISLSPAFHDCDPMNVVWHGNYFKYFEIARCALLSRYDYDYPQMLESGYLWPVVDARVKYVRPLLFNQALRVVSRIVEWENRLKIEYEIIDAESGQVLTRAMTIQVAVDAASKEMLYQCPPVLWQRLGVPAP; encoded by the coding sequence ATGTCGGTGAATGAAGCAATCGAACTGGTCGGCGAGATTTCGCTGTCCCCGGCCTTCCATGACTGCGATCCGATGAACGTGGTCTGGCATGGCAACTACTTCAAGTACTTCGAGATCGCACGCTGCGCGCTGCTCAGCCGCTACGACTACGACTACCCGCAGATGCTCGAATCGGGCTATCTGTGGCCGGTGGTCGATGCACGGGTGAAGTACGTGCGGCCGCTGCTGTTCAACCAGGCGCTGCGCGTGGTCTCGCGCATCGTCGAATGGGAGAACCGGCTGAAGATCGAATACGAAATCATCGATGCGGAAAGCGGCCAGGTGCTGACCCGTGCGATGACCATCCAGGTCGCGGTGGACGCGGCCAGCAAGGAAATGCTGTACCAGTGCCCGCCGGTGCTGTGGCAGCGTCTTGGAGTGCCTGCCCCGTGA